The proteins below come from a single uncultured delta proteobacterium genomic window:
- a CDS encoding Glycosyl transferase family 39 → MHAVFSLWRRYPHGFAVALVLAATAARYLFAASGQLDLVQDEAQYWDWSRHLQLSYYSKGPLIAWIIRASTAFWGVTEFGVRFGAVLGSLAAQLLLYGLVGILMQKPRLALISLFILNTTFLFQASGILMTTDNPLLVCWLAALLCLHASVVKPDARWPWIGLALAAAFGILAKYTMLGMAGIALLHALILLRQGLLPEGHMKKLGLAFGAGIVIGFLPIVLWNAANDWASFRHVGRLAGVAPAPGEAPPFLRFDRLPEYLGGQLGLVFPWWLAFMVYGGIVAAGQCLRRAAPDSQREKREAAEAALLCSGFWPIFLFFLVWSLHTRIYANWSAMCYASGVVLAAYGVDRVLEKYRADVDVWKNAAPSTPIPWTRRLLPVWAGLSVFFCLLLYAQEPLSRVLPEAVNPTMRLKGWDDLGRRVGELRNSLPDPDKVFVFSDQYDVTAQLAFYVPGQPAAYCADFGRRLSQYDFWPGPQDKKGWDAIFVRRKPFDEPPEALRSMFLQRGTPEIYRSTHRGAPGREFGILVLRGFTGEWPSMSRGIY, encoded by the coding sequence GTGCACGCTGTGTTTTCCCTCTGGCGGCGGTATCCGCACGGGTTCGCCGTCGCGCTCGTCCTGGCAGCCACTGCGGCCAGGTATCTGTTCGCGGCGTCGGGCCAGCTCGACCTGGTGCAGGACGAGGCCCAGTACTGGGACTGGTCCCGGCATCTCCAGCTTTCTTATTATTCCAAGGGCCCGCTCATCGCCTGGATCATCAGGGCCTCCACCGCGTTCTGGGGCGTTACGGAGTTCGGCGTGCGGTTCGGCGCGGTTCTGGGCTCCCTGGCCGCGCAGCTGCTGTTGTACGGCCTCGTCGGCATCCTGATGCAAAAGCCGCGTCTGGCCCTGATCTCACTGTTCATCCTCAATACCACCTTCCTGTTCCAGGCCAGCGGCATTTTGATGACCACGGACAACCCCCTCCTGGTCTGCTGGCTGGCCGCCTTGCTCTGCCTGCACGCAAGCGTGGTGAAACCCGATGCGCGCTGGCCCTGGATCGGCCTGGCGCTGGCCGCGGCGTTCGGCATCCTGGCCAAATACACCATGCTGGGCATGGCCGGGATCGCCCTCCTGCATGCGCTCATTCTGCTGCGGCAGGGGCTGTTGCCCGAAGGGCATATGAAAAAGCTGGGCCTGGCCTTTGGCGCGGGCATTGTCATCGGCTTTTTGCCCATCGTTTTGTGGAACGCGGCGAACGATTGGGCCAGTTTCCGTCACGTGGGCCGCCTTGCCGGAGTCGCGCCCGCTCCCGGCGAAGCGCCGCCTTTTCTGCGGTTCGACCGGCTGCCGGAATATCTCGGCGGGCAGTTGGGCCTTGTGTTCCCCTGGTGGCTGGCGTTCATGGTTTACGGCGGCATCGTCGCCGCCGGACAGTGTTTGCGCCGCGCCGCCCCGGATTCCCAACGGGAAAAACGGGAGGCCGCCGAAGCCGCGCTGCTGTGTTCCGGGTTCTGGCCCATTTTCCTGTTTTTCCTGGTCTGGAGCCTGCACACGCGCATTTACGCCAACTGGTCGGCCATGTGCTACGCCTCCGGGGTTGTGCTGGCGGCGTACGGCGTTGACCGGGTGCTGGAAAAATACCGCGCGGACGTGGATGTATGGAAAAACGCCGCGCCGTCCACCCCCATACCCTGGACCAGGAGGCTGCTGCCCGTCTGGGCGGGCTTGAGCGTTTTTTTCTGCCTGCTCCTGTACGCGCAGGAGCCGTTGTCCCGCGTTTTGCCGGAAGCGGTAAACCCGACCATGCGCCTCAAGGGCTGGGACGATCTGGGCCGCAGGGTAGGGGAACTCCGGAACAGCCTGCCGGACCCGGACAAGGTGTTCGTTTTTTCGGACCAGTACGACGTGACGGCCCAACTCGCCTTTTACGTGCCGGGGCAGCCGGCGGCCTATTGCGCGGATTTCGGCAGGCGGCTCAGCCAGTATGATTTCTGGCCCGGCCCCCAGGATAAAAAAGGCTGGGACGCCATCTTCGTGCGGCGCAAGCCGTTTGACGAACCGCCCGAGGCCCTGCGGTCCATGTTCCTGCAAAGGGGGACCCCCGAAATCTACCGGTCCACGCACCGGGGCGCGCCGGGCAGGGAGTTCGGCATTCTTGTCCTGCGCGGGTTTACGGGCGAATGGCCGAGCATGAGCCGCGGCATATACTGA
- a CDS encoding O-methyltransferase, with product MAKQWTAGEILELSNAHWRTFALQAGVVLDLFTVMDNREKDGKQTAVADLAKTLQCDERSLGMLVTALIALGFLDRDGDILSLPEHSRTYLSRNSAAYVGFIIRHQAHIAPGWCKLADSVKTGGPARDISSSHTDDAEEREAFLLGMFNVAMNQAEKIAAALDLSGRKRLLDLGGGPGTYAVFFCRANPDLRATIYDRPTSEPIARGIVRRFGLEDRIDFAGGNFLRDPLPTGYDVVWISQIIHGDTPAEAAKLVVDAGKLCNPGGLLIIQDFVLDNDRRGPAHPALFALNMLTGTEGGQTYTWAEIEAMLRAAGAVAVSRLDIDLPMGCGILVGRMPG from the coding sequence ATGGCGAAGCAATGGACAGCGGGCGAGATACTGGAACTTTCCAACGCGCACTGGCGGACGTTTGCCTTGCAGGCGGGCGTCGTTCTCGATCTTTTCACGGTGATGGACAACCGGGAAAAGGACGGCAAACAAACGGCCGTGGCGGACCTCGCAAAAACCCTCCAGTGCGACGAGCGTTCGCTCGGCATGCTGGTGACGGCCCTCATCGCCCTGGGTTTTCTTGACCGGGACGGGGACATCCTCTCCCTGCCGGAACATTCCCGCACCTATCTTTCCCGCAATTCCGCGGCCTATGTCGGTTTCATCATCAGGCACCAGGCCCATATCGCTCCGGGCTGGTGCAAGCTGGCCGACTCCGTGAAAACGGGCGGCCCCGCGCGCGACATTTCATCGAGCCACACGGACGACGCGGAAGAGCGCGAAGCCTTCCTCCTCGGCATGTTCAACGTGGCCATGAACCAGGCCGAGAAAATCGCCGCCGCCCTGGACCTTTCCGGCAGGAAGCGCCTGCTCGACCTCGGCGGCGGGCCGGGCACCTACGCGGTCTTTTTCTGCCGCGCCAACCCGGATCTGCGCGCCACCATTTACGACAGGCCCACGTCCGAGCCCATCGCGCGCGGCATTGTCCGCCGGTTCGGCCTTGAGGACCGGATAGACTTCGCGGGCGGCAACTTTTTGCGCGATCCCCTGCCCACAGGGTACGACGTGGTCTGGATTTCCCAGATCATCCACGGGGATACCCCGGCGGAAGCGGCAAAGCTCGTGGTTGACGCCGGAAAGCTCTGCAACCCCGGCGGCCTTCTGATCATCCAGGACTTCGTGCTGGATAACGACAGGCGCGGTCCCGCGCACCCGGCGCTGTTCGCGCTGAACATGCTGACCGGCACCGAGGGCGGGCAGACTTACACCTGGGCGGAAATCGAAGCCATGCTCCGCGCCGCCGGGGCGGTTGCCGTCAGCCGTCTGGATATCGACCTGCCCATGGGCTGCGGCATCCTGGTCGGCCGGATGCCCGGGTAA
- a CDS encoding Nuclease (SNase domain-containing protein), which yields MHLPERSFSFPLKSATVRMPLFPRQRGTSRRGAKKSALPRLFRRKLIMLVIGLAVTAAGFHFTTGRVIQVADGDTIVVHTGMGKTDRVRLYGIDAPESQQRGGDEATGFARGMLLFSPVSLSVIDTDQYGRSVALVRLEDGRIANAEMVRAGHAWVYRNFCREAFCAQWLALEHRARKQGLGLWRQGNPLPPWQWRKANPRR from the coding sequence ATGCACCTTCCTGAACGGTCCTTTTCTTTCCCGCTGAAAAGCGCTACCGTCCGGATGCCTCTCTTCCCCCGACAACGCGGCACGTCCCGGCGCGGCGCGAAAAAAAGCGCCCTCCCCCGGCTTTTCCGCCGCAAGCTCATCATGCTCGTTATCGGCCTGGCCGTTACCGCGGCCGGGTTTCATTTCACCACGGGCCGGGTCATCCAGGTGGCGGACGGCGACACCATCGTCGTGCACACGGGAATGGGCAAAACCGACCGGGTCAGGCTCTACGGCATTGACGCGCCGGAATCCCAGCAGCGCGGCGGGGACGAGGCGACCGGATTCGCCAGAGGCATGCTGCTCTTTTCCCCGGTCTCCCTGTCCGTGATCGATACGGACCAGTACGGCCGGAGCGTGGCGCTCGTCCGGCTGGAGGACGGCCGCATCGCCAACGCGGAAATGGTGCGCGCGGGCCACGCCTGGGTATACCGCAACTTCTGCCGCGAAGCGTTCTGCGCCCAATGGCTCGCCCTGGAGCATCGGGCCAGGAAACAGGGGCTCGGCCTCTGGCGGCAGGGCAATCCCCTCCCGCCCTGGCAATGGCGCAAGGCCAACCCCAGACGGTAA
- a CDS encoding Uncharacterized short-chain type dehydrogenase/reductase y4mP: protein MNFSGQTAIITGAGSERGFGRTIAQFLAERGCNIVASDLDEAGARETAKFVEAKGRKAIGMFCDVTDPSSVTASMEDAVKAMGQIHILINNAGYTQKIASQDIGLADWNKMIAVHLTGSFLCAQAIIPHMTQKGYGRIVSISSLGMRNGGVTGGAHYCAAKAGIAAFSRTLAKDTAKHGVTVNCVAPGPCLTDIGGLKYEDKTVPSDILMGRRGTREEVAAAIAFLASPLASYITGVNLDVNGGAYFPM from the coding sequence ATGAATTTTTCAGGACAAACCGCTATCATCACGGGAGCCGGGTCCGAGCGCGGATTCGGCAGGACCATCGCCCAGTTCCTGGCGGAAAGGGGCTGCAACATCGTGGCCTCGGACCTGGACGAAGCCGGGGCCAGGGAGACGGCCAAATTTGTCGAGGCAAAGGGCCGCAAGGCAATCGGCATGTTCTGCGACGTGACGGATCCATCCTCCGTCACGGCCTCCATGGAAGACGCCGTCAAAGCCATGGGCCAGATCCACATCCTCATCAACAACGCGGGCTATACCCAGAAAATCGCGTCCCAGGATATCGGCCTGGCGGACTGGAACAAAATGATCGCCGTGCATCTGACCGGCTCGTTCCTGTGCGCCCAGGCGATCATCCCGCATATGACGCAAAAGGGGTATGGCCGGATCGTCAGCATCAGTTCGCTCGGCATGCGCAACGGCGGGGTGACCGGCGGCGCGCACTATTGCGCGGCCAAAGCCGGGATTGCCGCGTTCTCCCGCACCTTGGCGAAAGATACGGCCAAACACGGCGTCACCGTCAACTGCGTGGCGCCCGGCCCGTGCCTGACGGATATCGGCGGCCTCAAATATGAAGACAAGACCGTGCCGTCGGATATTTTGATGGGCAGGCGCGGCACCCGCGAGGAAGTCGCGGCGGCCATCGCCTTTCTGGCGAGTCCGCTTGCGTCCTACATTACGGGCGTCAATCTGGACGTCAACGGCGGGGCGTACTTCCCGATGTAG